Below is a window of Cryptosporangium phraense DNA.
CCGCAGCGGAGGCGCCGCCCCACGACGGAGGCGCCCCGCCCGCGGCGGAGGCGACGCGTTCGCGGCGGAGGCGTCGCGTTCGCGGCGGAGGCGTCGCGTTTGCGGCGGAGGCGTCGCGTTTGCGGCGGAGGCGTCGCGTTTGCGGCGGAGGCGCCCGCTAGCTGGCGGCGGAGGTGCCTGCCCGCGGCGGAGGTGCTGCCCCACGACGGAGGTGGGTCGCCCGCGCGGAGCCGGCTTGCCCGCGCAGGAGTGGGCGGGCCGCGATGAGGTGGCCTGCCTGCGGTGGGCGTGGCAGCACGTTGCGGGCGGCAGCCTGCACGGCGGGGACGGAGCGCCCGGTAGCGATGCGGCCGACACGGCCAAGACGGTCCGCCGCATGGGGTGGCCTGCCGCCGAAGGGGTGGCCCGTCGGCAGCGAGTGTCCGCCGGGGGCGAGGTGGCGCGCTGCGATGTAGCTGGCCTCGGGTGTCGGCGGTGGCCCGCTCGCGGAGGAGTTTGCCTGCGCTGCGGGCGGCCCACCACGGCCGAGACGGCCCCGCAAGCGATGAGATGACCGCCCGGCCGCGCAAGGGGCTCGGCCGCGCGGAGCCGGCTCGCCGGCGGAGACACCCCCACGGCGGAGACACCCCCACGGCGGAGACACCCCCACGGCGGAGACACCCCCACGGCGGAGACATCCCCCGGCGGAGACATCCCCCGGCAGAGGCGCCCCCCGCAGAGGCGGCCCCCCGCATAGACGGCCCCCTGCGACGGACACCTGCCCACGGCGAAGGCCCCCGCGCCCGAGGCGGCCGCCCGCACGGTCCCGTCCCAGCGCACCAGGTGGCTACCCGGGGCGGAGGCGCCCCACGCCCAGAAGCAACCCCCCGCACGGATGCGGCCCCACGCCCGGAGGTGCCCGCACGGCGGCGGCCCGGCCGTAGCGGGGGGCGAACCCCGCGTGGCGGCGGTCGCGGCGCGGCTGAGGCACGATGAAAGCGTGACCCTCACGCTCCCCGAGGCCGCCCTCGCCGACCTGGCAAGCCTCGTCCGCCGCGGTAACGTTGCCGTGCTCAGCGGCGCCGGCATCTCCACCGAGTCCGGAATCCCCGACTATCGCGGTCCCTCCGGAGCGTTCCAGCGCAACCACACGCCGATGACCTACCAGGCCTTCACTCGCGATCAGACCGCCCGGCGGCGGTACTGGGCCCGCAGCTTTCTGGGCTGGCGGATGATGAGCCGGGCCAACCCCAACGACGGGCACCGGGCGGTGGCCCAGCTGCAGCAGAACGGCCTGGTTCGGGGCATCATCACCCAGAACGTCGACGGGCTGCACCAGGCCGGGGGAGCCGCCGACGTCATCGAGTTGCACGGGTCGCTCGACCGCGTGATCTGCCTCGACTGCGGCGACCTGACCACGCGCATCGAGCTCGACGACCGCCTCCGTGGTGCCAACCCCGACTTCCGGCACGACACCGATCCCGACACGGTCAATCCCGACGGCGACGTCGACCTGGCCGAAGAGCTCCTCGACGGTTTCGCGGTCGTCGACTGCGTCGACTGCGGTGGCGTCCTCAAGCCCGACGTCGTTTTCTTCGGGGAGAGCGTGCCGAAGGACCGGGTGGCCGA
It encodes the following:
- a CDS encoding NAD-dependent protein deacetylase, with amino-acid sequence MTLTLPEAALADLASLVRRGNVAVLSGAGISTESGIPDYRGPSGAFQRNHTPMTYQAFTRDQTARRRYWARSFLGWRMMSRANPNDGHRAVAQLQQNGLVRGIITQNVDGLHQAGGAADVIELHGSLDRVICLDCGDLTTRIELDDRLRGANPDFRHDTDPDTVNPDGDVDLAEELLDGFAVVDCVDCGGVLKPDVVFFGESVPKDRVADCHASVDRAESLLVLGSSLTVYSGRRFVMQATKLGIPVAIVNQGPTRSDDCAAVRLDAPLGPTLTALAAATA